TTGGAAAATTTGACGCGGCCGTAAGGGCCCACAAGGATACCGCGCTGCTCAGCGCCCTAAGCGCAACGGTCTTGGTTGAATCTATTGATACAGGTCTCCCTAAACGTGACCAACATCTTCAAAAGAAAGATTTCTTTAGCAGTCAGGATTACCCTCAAGCGAAGTTTGAATTAAAAACAATCAACTTCAAGCAGACGAAGTTCAAAGCGGTCGTGGATGTAACAATTCGCTCCATTCGAAAATCCATCGCATTCGAAGGTGAACTGCTGGGCATTCGAAATAAGAACTTCGACAACTCACCGGGAAAACGAGCCGGCTATACGCTCAAGGGTGTTATCAATCGTCAGGACTTCGGATTGAGCTTCAATAAGTTAGCCGAAGGCGTAAGCGTCGTAAGCGACGAGGTAACCATTGAAATTGATTTTGAGATAACCAGAAAGCTCTAGATAGATTCATTCACTTCAAGGTGACCGCGGCAGGTGCCGCCGTTATCATCGCTGTTGCTTGAATCTGGGCATACCGTATCTCGCCAAACCACATGATCAAGACGAGCTCCTCCCAAGCGAGCACCGATCAATGATGCTCCAGAGAAGTCAGCACGTCTCAAGTCTGCTTTACGCAAATCGGATTGGTCCAAGCACGCCCTATGAAAAGATGCTGTTCTAGCCTGGGCACCAAAAAGCTTAGCACCAACCAAAAAGGCTCCGCGAAGCACGGCACCGTCGAGACGAACATAGCTCAAATCTGTCGCCACCAATCTGGCGGCCACGAA
This is a stretch of genomic DNA from Deltaproteobacteria bacterium. It encodes these proteins:
- a CDS encoding YceI family protein, whose product is MVKIFVHKLLILGLLSLGPSLAHADQTTWQLDKTHTTVGFMVKHMGITRVRGTFGKFDAAVRAHKDTALLSALSATVLVESIDTGLPKRDQHLQKKDFFSSQDYPQAKFELKTINFKQTKFKAVVDVTIRSIRKSIAFEGELLGIRNKNFDNSPGKRAGYTLKGVINRQDFGLSFNKLAEGVSVVSDEVTIEIDFEITRKL
- a CDS encoding pentapeptide repeat-containing protein gives rise to the protein MNSISMVCLFVVGLMLPLGAAHAATGNQCDSLGGISTHGKNFSGLNFRKMNLVEREFVAARLVATDLSYVRLDGAVLRGAFLVGAKLFGAQARTASFHRACLDQSDLRKADLRRADFSGASLIGARLGGARLDHVVWRDTVCPDSSNSDDNGGTCRGHLEVNESI